In the genome of Rhodoplanes sp. Z2-YC6860, one region contains:
- a CDS encoding CBS domain-containing protein, translated as MKARDVMMAPVITTSPHASVKDVAQTLLKHHISALPVTDEKGRLVGIISEGDLLHRHENDTEPRSPWWLLALTGTDAMAADYIKGHARKVTDVMTRDVVTASPETPLYEIASLLEKHAIKRVPIVENGHLVGIVSRSNLIQAVAGAGKRFEMSLADETIRSKLLAHLKAQPWAHIGLLNVTVNGGVVDLWGVARSDTERKAIRVAAEGITGVRAVNDNMRPWPMLAEG; from the coding sequence ATGAAAGCCCGCGACGTGATGATGGCGCCGGTGATTACGACGAGCCCGCACGCATCGGTCAAGGATGTCGCCCAAACGCTGCTGAAACACCACATCAGCGCCCTACCAGTCACCGACGAGAAAGGGCGGTTGGTCGGAATCATCAGCGAGGGAGACCTTCTTCATAGGCATGAGAACGACACCGAACCACGTAGCCCATGGTGGCTGCTGGCGCTCACGGGTACCGACGCAATGGCCGCCGACTACATCAAGGGTCACGCCCGTAAGGTGACTGATGTCATGACGCGCGACGTTGTCACAGCCTCGCCGGAAACTCCGCTCTATGAAATCGCCTCGCTCCTGGAAAAACACGCCATCAAGCGGGTGCCAATCGTCGAAAACGGGCACTTGGTCGGCATCGTCAGTCGCTCGAATCTGATTCAGGCCGTCGCCGGTGCTGGCAAGCGTTTCGAGATGTCGCTCGCGGACGAGACGATCCGCAGCAAGCTGCTCGCGCATCTCAAGGCGCAACCCTGGGCCCACATCGGGCTGCTTAATGTCACCGTGAACGGCGGCGTCGTGGACCTATGGGGCGTCGCTCGCTCGGACACCGAACGAAAGGCCATCCGGGTGGCTGCTGAAGGGATCACCGGAGTGCGCGCCGTGAACGACAACATGCGTCCCTGGCCGATGCTTGCGGAGGGATAG
- a CDS encoding PHA/PHB synthase family protein — protein MKTKTAAIASLEPVPKREPGANRSSAAASAKPQPVSTNLGVERDAYSVTALSDIIDRSLHAAAARFTLGLSPAALTEAYLDWATHLTFSPGKQLQLIDKAARKALRFNSYLRCCATERGSSEACILPLPQDRRFAGPDWQRWPYNALHQAFLLQQQWWHNATTDIRGVTTQHENIVSFVARQLLDVISPSNWPLTNPEVLRFTRETRGANLIRGFHNFVEDWERAVSGKRPIGAERFVVGRDVAATPGKVVYRNRLIELIQYTPTTPQVHPEPVLIVPAWIMKYYILDLSPKNSLVKYLVDQGFTVFMISWRNPGPEDRDLGMEDYRTLGPMAAMDHISSVMPERQIHAVGYCLGGTLLSITAAAMGRDGDERLKSITLLASQTDFTEAGELMLFINESQLSFLEDMMWEQGFLDAKQMAGAFQILRSNDLIWSKVIHEYLMGERAPMTDLMAWNADATRMPYRMHSEYLRRLFFNNDLAEGRFRAGGQPVVLTDIRAPIFAVGTVWDHVAPWRSTYKIHLQTGNGITYLLTTGGHNAGIVSVIGRTDRSFQVLSSKHDEAYIDPDTYLMRAPRKEGSWWPQWASWLREHSGASALPPPLGVPGQNQDSLQDAPGAYVLQD, from the coding sequence ATGAAGACCAAAACCGCAGCGATTGCATCACTTGAGCCCGTGCCCAAGCGGGAGCCGGGCGCAAATCGATCCAGCGCGGCCGCCAGTGCCAAGCCGCAACCAGTTTCGACGAACCTCGGCGTCGAGCGAGATGCCTATTCCGTCACGGCGCTCTCTGACATCATCGACCGCTCGCTCCATGCTGCCGCCGCGCGCTTCACACTGGGCCTTTCGCCTGCGGCTCTGACCGAAGCATACCTCGATTGGGCGACGCACCTGACGTTCTCGCCGGGCAAGCAGCTCCAGCTGATCGACAAAGCCGCGCGAAAGGCGCTGCGCTTCAACAGCTATCTGCGATGCTGCGCAACGGAACGCGGATCGTCCGAGGCATGTATCCTTCCGCTGCCGCAGGATCGCCGCTTCGCAGGCCCCGATTGGCAGAGATGGCCCTACAACGCGCTGCATCAGGCGTTTCTGCTTCAGCAGCAGTGGTGGCACAACGCCACGACTGACATTCGCGGCGTCACGACGCAGCATGAGAACATTGTTTCATTCGTCGCGCGGCAGCTGCTCGATGTCATCTCTCCGTCGAATTGGCCGCTGACCAACCCTGAAGTCCTGCGATTCACGCGCGAGACGCGTGGCGCGAACCTCATTCGAGGCTTTCACAACTTCGTCGAGGACTGGGAGCGCGCCGTGAGCGGCAAGCGGCCCATTGGAGCCGAGCGGTTCGTCGTTGGACGTGATGTCGCGGCGACGCCGGGCAAGGTCGTCTACCGTAACCGGCTGATCGAGCTGATCCAGTACACACCGACCACTCCGCAGGTCCATCCAGAGCCCGTGCTGATCGTGCCGGCCTGGATCATGAAGTACTATATCCTCGATCTGTCGCCAAAGAACTCGCTGGTAAAGTACCTGGTCGATCAAGGGTTCACGGTCTTCATGATCTCCTGGCGAAATCCCGGTCCTGAAGACCGCGACCTCGGCATGGAGGATTACCGTACGTTGGGGCCCATGGCCGCGATGGATCACATCAGCTCCGTCATGCCGGAGCGCCAGATTCACGCGGTTGGCTATTGCCTGGGAGGAACGCTGCTGTCGATCACGGCCGCCGCCATGGGGCGCGACGGAGACGAGCGCCTCAAATCGATCACGCTGCTCGCCTCACAGACGGATTTCACGGAAGCCGGCGAGCTGATGTTGTTCATCAATGAAAGCCAGCTGTCCTTCCTCGAAGACATGATGTGGGAGCAAGGCTTTCTCGACGCCAAGCAGATGGCCGGCGCGTTCCAGATTCTTCGCTCGAACGACCTGATCTGGTCGAAGGTGATCCACGAATATCTCATGGGCGAACGCGCACCCATGACCGATCTGATGGCCTGGAACGCGGATGCGACGCGAATGCCCTACCGCATGCATTCGGAATACCTGCGGCGCTTGTTCTTCAACAATGATTTGGCTGAGGGTCGCTTCCGAGCCGGCGGTCAACCTGTTGTACTGACGGATATTCGCGCGCCTATCTTTGCAGTCGGTACCGTTTGGGATCATGTCGCGCCGTGGCGCTCGACCTACAAGATTCATCTTCAGACCGGCAACGGCATCACATATCTGCTCACCACCGGCGGCCACAATGCCGGCATCGTTTCGGTAATCGGGCGCACCGATCGCAGCTTTCAGGTGCTGAGCAGCAAACATGACGAGGCCTACATCGATCCTGACACCTATCTAATGCGCGCACCGCGCAAAGAGGGCTCGTGGTGGCCCCAGTGGGCGAGCTGGCTGCGAGAACACTCCGGCGCATCTGCGCTGCCACCTCCGCTGGGAGTTCCCGGACAAAACCAGGACAGCCTGCAGGACGCCCCCGGTGCATACGTTCTCCAGGACTGA
- a CDS encoding Hsp20/alpha crystallin family protein, whose translation MTETATKVPVKTENKGPQNIARQPWHPLESLHREVDRLFNDFGSGFWRSPFRQLSTNVEPLWRSAFTVAAPAVDIAEKDGAYEITADLPGLDEKNVEVQVANGNLTIKGEKKEEKEEKNKDYYLQERHFGSFERTFAIPEGVEADKIEASFKKGVLTIALPKKVEAQKPAKKVEIKAA comes from the coding sequence ATGACCGAAACAGCAACCAAGGTTCCGGTGAAGACCGAGAACAAAGGACCGCAGAACATCGCGCGCCAACCGTGGCATCCGCTGGAGAGCCTGCACCGTGAGGTCGACCGGCTGTTCAACGACTTCGGCAGCGGTTTCTGGCGATCGCCTTTCCGGCAGTTGTCGACCAATGTGGAGCCGCTGTGGCGTTCGGCTTTCACTGTCGCCGCACCGGCCGTCGACATCGCCGAAAAGGATGGCGCCTATGAGATTACGGCGGATCTGCCGGGCCTCGACGAAAAGAACGTCGAAGTTCAGGTCGCCAACGGCAACCTGACCATCAAGGGCGAAAAGAAGGAAGAAAAGGAAGAGAAGAACAAGGACTACTACCTCCAGGAGCGTCACTTCGGCTCCTTCGAAAGGACCTTCGCCATCCCGGAAGGCGTGGAGGCGGACAAGATCGAGGCCAGCTTCAAGAAGGGCGTTCTGACCATTGCTCTGCCGAAGAAGGTCGAGGCGCAGAAGCCGGCGAAGAAGGTTGAGATCAAGGCAGCGTGA